In Prescottella soli, a genomic segment contains:
- a CDS encoding VOC family protein, producing the protein MAPFPALTHIAVTVSDMVASTEWYTRLFGSPPVLDEDEESGAFHHAVFVLGGGTMFGLHTHTGERPDAEFDERRIGLDHVAFACTTGELEFWRGRLDELGIAHGGIKTAAYGSGLSFRDPDNIALEFFAPPGRTLAAPESQ; encoded by the coding sequence GTGGCACCGTTCCCTGCTCTCACCCATATCGCCGTGACGGTGTCCGACATGGTCGCCAGCACCGAGTGGTACACCCGCCTGTTCGGCAGTCCCCCGGTCCTCGACGAGGACGAAGAATCCGGGGCGTTCCACCACGCAGTCTTCGTGCTCGGCGGCGGGACGATGTTCGGCCTGCACACCCACACCGGCGAGCGCCCGGACGCCGAGTTCGACGAACGACGCATCGGCCTCGACCACGTCGCATTCGCCTGCACCACCGGGGAACTCGAATTCTGGCGCGGCCGTCTCGACGAGCTCGGCATCGCGCACGGCGGCATCAAGACGGCCGCCTACGGTTCCGGGCTGTCCTTCCGCGACCCCGACAACATCGCGCTCGAGTTCTTCGCACCACCCGGCCGAACCCTGGCCGCTCCCGAATCGCAATGA
- a CDS encoding VOC family protein, which yields MAHVQRFDHVGITVADLDAATAFFVGLGFDVEGTGSVEGEFVETVCGIPGAHCNIVMLRPPGGGSRLELSAFVTPDHVPGSPTAMANELGLRNVSFEVGDLQAAVDAVAADGYGLVGGIGEYENSVRMAYVRGPEGIIVSLFEQLG from the coding sequence ATGGCACACGTGCAACGTTTCGACCACGTCGGCATCACCGTCGCGGACCTCGACGCGGCAACGGCGTTCTTCGTCGGGCTGGGGTTCGACGTGGAGGGCACAGGGTCCGTGGAGGGTGAGTTCGTGGAGACCGTGTGCGGCATCCCCGGCGCGCACTGCAACATCGTGATGCTGCGGCCGCCCGGCGGCGGGTCCCGGCTGGAACTCTCGGCCTTCGTCACGCCCGACCACGTGCCCGGGTCGCCGACAGCGATGGCCAACGAACTCGGGCTGCGCAACGTGTCCTTCGAGGTCGGCGATCTCCAGGCGGCCGTCGACGCGGTGGCCGCGGACGGGTACGGGCTCGTCGGCGGCATCGGCGAGTACGAGAACAGCGTGCGCATGGCCTACGTGCGTGGGCCCGAAGGGATCATCGTGTCCCTGTTCGAGCAGCTCGGCTGA
- a CDS encoding ankyrin repeat domain-containing protein, whose protein sequence is MHDDGSLLYACVADDTDLVRERLVGATPAQLKKSTQEHGTPLHAAALCGTTDVVDLLIAAGADLEAGNFVRNNPMLACIEAGKLDMARYLLQRGSSPTRKGLQNRGALSLLILHSWDRDFAEHLLSLGVDVNATALDKQNLLGDAAGINNGYAIDWLLGRGIDEAFLNEALRGAVWYNAIDAVTVLLDKGADLDEMFMTAKGLGKSVYHWTATGDGRKPLLRLLLARGVDFTQAPARQISVTTGKTKLSPLDYARERLEMFPDATEIAENIALIEGNGR, encoded by the coding sequence ATGCACGATGACGGGTCGCTGCTGTACGCGTGCGTTGCGGACGACACTGATCTGGTGCGGGAACGCCTCGTGGGTGCGACTCCCGCCCAGCTGAAGAAGTCCACGCAGGAGCACGGAACACCGCTGCACGCGGCCGCGCTGTGCGGCACCACTGACGTGGTTGATCTGCTGATCGCTGCCGGCGCGGATCTGGAGGCGGGCAACTTCGTCCGCAACAACCCGATGCTGGCCTGCATCGAGGCGGGCAAGCTCGATATGGCGCGCTACCTGCTCCAGCGGGGTTCGTCGCCGACCCGGAAGGGGCTGCAGAATCGCGGCGCGCTGAGCCTGCTGATCCTGCATTCCTGGGATCGCGACTTCGCGGAACACCTGCTGTCGCTCGGCGTCGACGTGAACGCGACCGCTCTGGACAAGCAGAACCTGCTCGGCGATGCGGCCGGCATCAACAACGGCTACGCCATCGACTGGCTCCTCGGACGCGGGATCGACGAGGCGTTCCTCAACGAGGCCCTGCGCGGGGCCGTCTGGTACAACGCGATTGATGCCGTCACTGTGCTGCTCGACAAAGGCGCGGATCTCGACGAGATGTTCATGACGGCCAAGGGTCTCGGCAAGAGCGTGTACCACTGGACGGCTACCGGCGATGGGCGGAAGCCCCTCCTGCGCCTCCTGCTGGCGCGCGGCGTCGACTTCACCCAGGCCCCGGCGCGGCAGATCTCGGTCACCACGGGGAAGACGAAGCTCAGCCCCTTGGACTACGCGCGAGAGCGCCTCGAAATGTTCCCCGACGCCACGGAGATCGCCGAGAACATCGCCCTCATCGAGGGCAACGGCCGGTAG
- a CDS encoding HhH-GPD-type base excision DNA repair protein: MALTLNLVGDPEADALLASDPLALLIGMLLDQQVPMETAFAGPKKLDDRLGGLDVHKIAEMNPDDFIAVCAQPPAVHRFPKSMGERIQSLCVYIVEHYDGDTAAIWTSGDPDGKEVLKRLKALPGYGDQKARIFLALLGKQIGVQPAGWRAAAGSYGDEGSRRSIADVVDRQTLLEVREFKQAAKAAAKAAKGK; the protein is encoded by the coding sequence ATGGCCCTCACGCTGAACCTCGTCGGTGACCCGGAAGCGGACGCCCTGCTGGCGTCGGACCCGCTCGCGCTGCTGATCGGCATGCTCCTCGACCAGCAGGTGCCGATGGAGACGGCCTTCGCCGGCCCGAAGAAGCTCGACGACCGCCTTGGCGGCCTCGACGTCCACAAGATCGCGGAGATGAACCCGGACGACTTCATCGCGGTGTGCGCGCAGCCGCCGGCGGTGCACCGGTTCCCGAAGTCGATGGGCGAGCGCATCCAGTCGCTGTGCGTGTACATCGTGGAGCACTACGACGGCGACACCGCCGCGATCTGGACGTCGGGCGACCCGGACGGCAAGGAGGTCCTGAAGCGGCTGAAGGCGCTGCCCGGCTACGGCGACCAGAAGGCGCGGATCTTCCTGGCGCTCTTGGGAAAGCAGATCGGCGTCCAGCCGGCCGGGTGGCGCGCGGCGGCCGGGTCGTACGGCGACGAGGGCTCGCGCCGGTCGATCGCCGACGTGGTCGACCGGCAGACGCTGCTCGAGGTGCGAGAGTTCAAGCAGGCCGCCAAGGCTGCGGCGAAGGCGGCGAAGGGAAAGTAG
- a CDS encoding DUF5701 family protein: MTDAPAEFDRQLDHLVALGYPALAGSTEAGFRERLAPLRDVVAARPDADVERGEDHIPFIVVPTGLPREETIARTALGSRQGFTVLEAGELTTFRPIEGVDVPAGAGYLLFDIDTGTEFLNVTPQNALVKITADGRSPLTIDEGIALVTARPDMLRKNKCFSLLASRCGDKRVPALWISDRKPKLGWCWNGNPHTWLGSAHAGERVTL; encoded by the coding sequence GTGACCGATGCGCCCGCAGAATTCGACCGTCAGCTCGACCACCTCGTCGCCCTCGGCTATCCCGCCCTCGCCGGGTCGACCGAGGCCGGCTTCCGAGAACGACTCGCCCCACTCCGCGACGTCGTCGCCGCCCGCCCCGACGCCGATGTGGAACGCGGTGAGGACCACATCCCGTTCATCGTCGTGCCGACCGGGCTTCCCCGCGAGGAGACGATCGCCCGCACCGCACTCGGCAGCCGACAGGGATTCACCGTCCTCGAGGCCGGTGAGCTCACCACATTCCGTCCGATCGAGGGCGTCGACGTCCCCGCCGGTGCCGGCTACCTGCTGTTCGACATCGACACCGGTACCGAGTTCCTCAACGTCACCCCGCAGAACGCGCTGGTGAAGATCACCGCCGACGGCCGCAGCCCGCTGACCATCGACGAGGGCATCGCGCTCGTCACCGCGCGCCCCGACATGCTGCGGAAGAACAAGTGCTTCTCACTGCTCGCGTCGCGTTGCGGCGACAAGCGGGTTCCGGCGCTGTGGATCAGCGACCGCAAGCCGAAGCTGGGCTGGTGCTGGAACGGCAACCCGCACACGTGGCTGGGTTCGGCGCACGCCGGGGAGCGCGTCACCCTCTGA
- a CDS encoding aminotransferase has translation MPVQTQIGLMSHEELRSELERQTAKYEQLKAEKLKLDLTRGKPAPEQLDLSAGLLSLPGDGDFRDSDGTDCRNYGGLTGLPELRAIFGELLGIPTANLLAGNNASLEIMHDTIVFSLLHGAPDSPRPWSQESVVKFLCPAPGYDRHFAITESFGIEMIAIPMRDDGPDLTRVAELVASDPQIKGMWCVPTYSNPTGAVYSEDIARALASMPAAAPDFRLYWDNAYAVHPLVEECAPALDILGMAAEAGNPNRPLVFASTSKITFAGSGVSFFGGSEQNLAWYQQHLGKKTIGPDKINQLRHLRFFENADGVRAHMDKHREILAPKFAKVLEILEDRLGASKVASWTEPKGGYFISLDVVDGTAKRVIELAKEAGIALTAAGSAFPYKQDPEDKNIRLAPSFPSMDELTKAMDGVATCVLLAAAEHALTKG, from the coding sequence ATGCCTGTGCAGACCCAAATCGGGTTGATGAGCCACGAGGAACTTCGCTCCGAACTCGAGCGCCAGACAGCGAAGTACGAGCAGCTCAAGGCGGAGAAGCTGAAGCTCGACCTCACGCGCGGCAAGCCTGCACCGGAACAGCTGGACCTGTCGGCGGGACTGCTCTCCCTGCCCGGCGACGGTGACTTCCGGGACAGCGACGGCACCGACTGCCGCAACTATGGCGGCCTTACGGGCCTGCCGGAACTGCGCGCGATCTTCGGTGAGCTCCTGGGCATCCCGACGGCGAACCTGCTGGCCGGCAACAACGCGAGCCTCGAGATCATGCACGACACGATCGTGTTCTCGCTGCTGCACGGCGCCCCGGACTCCCCGCGGCCGTGGTCGCAGGAGTCGGTGGTGAAGTTCCTGTGCCCGGCTCCCGGCTACGACCGCCACTTCGCGATCACCGAGTCGTTCGGCATCGAGATGATCGCGATCCCGATGCGCGACGACGGCCCGGACCTGACCCGGGTCGCCGAACTGGTCGCGTCCGATCCGCAGATCAAGGGCATGTGGTGCGTTCCTACGTACTCCAACCCGACCGGCGCGGTGTACTCCGAGGACATTGCGCGCGCCCTCGCGTCGATGCCTGCCGCGGCCCCGGACTTCCGTCTGTACTGGGACAACGCATACGCCGTGCACCCGCTGGTCGAGGAGTGCGCCCCGGCGCTCGACATCCTCGGCATGGCCGCGGAGGCCGGTAACCCGAACCGTCCGCTGGTGTTCGCGTCGACCTCGAAGATCACGTTCGCCGGCTCGGGTGTGAGCTTCTTCGGCGGCTCCGAGCAGAACCTGGCCTGGTACCAGCAGCATCTGGGCAAGAAGACGATCGGCCCGGACAAGATCAACCAGCTCCGTCACCTGCGCTTCTTCGAGAACGCCGACGGCGTCCGTGCGCACATGGACAAGCACCGCGAGATCCTGGCCCCGAAGTTCGCCAAGGTGCTCGAGATCCTCGAGGATCGTCTCGGTGCGTCGAAGGTTGCGTCGTGGACCGAGCCGAAGGGCGGCTACTTCATCAGCCTCGACGTCGTCGACGGCACCGCCAAGCGGGTCATCGAGCTCGCGAAGGAGGCCGGCATCGCGCTCACCGCGGCCGGTTCCGCCTTCCCGTACAAGCAGGATCCCGAGGACAAGAACATCCGCCTCGCCCCCAGCTTCCCGTCGATGGACGAGCTGACGAAGGCGATGGACGGCGTCGCCACCTGCGTCCTGCTGGCGGCCGCGGAGCACGCGCTCACCAAGGGCTGA
- a CDS encoding iron ABC transporter substrate-binding protein, with product MAARWKKILGAAFAATTLIGVAACSNDNTDSGGSGAPAGKITVYNAQHESLTQEWVDGFTEETGIEVTLRNGSDTELANQIVAEGSASPADVFLTENSPAMALVENAGQFADVDAATLDQVPTQFRPSTGKWTGIAARSTVFVYNKDKLTADQLPKSLLDLQNPEWKGRWGASPSGADFQAIVSALLELKGEDATKQWLAGMKTNAVPYKGNSTVMKAVNAGEIDGGVIYHYYWFGDQAKTGENSKNTDLQYFKNEDPGAFVSVSGGGVLKSSKNQAAAQQFLKYITGKAGQEILQTGTSYEYPVGSGVAANPALVPLADLQAPNVDPSKLNSAKVTQLMTDAGLL from the coding sequence ATGGCAGCACGGTGGAAGAAGATCCTCGGCGCAGCGTTCGCAGCCACGACGCTGATCGGCGTCGCGGCATGCTCGAACGACAACACCGATTCCGGCGGCTCCGGCGCTCCCGCCGGCAAGATCACCGTCTACAACGCGCAGCACGAGTCGCTGACCCAGGAGTGGGTCGACGGTTTCACCGAGGAGACCGGCATCGAGGTCACTCTGCGCAACGGATCGGACACCGAGCTCGCGAACCAGATCGTCGCCGAGGGGTCCGCGTCGCCCGCGGACGTCTTCCTCACCGAGAACTCGCCGGCGATGGCGCTCGTGGAGAACGCCGGACAGTTCGCCGACGTCGACGCCGCCACCCTCGACCAGGTTCCCACCCAGTTCCGCCCGTCGACCGGCAAGTGGACCGGCATCGCGGCCCGCTCGACGGTGTTCGTCTACAACAAGGACAAGCTCACCGCCGACCAGCTGCCCAAGTCGCTGCTGGACCTGCAGAACCCCGAATGGAAGGGCCGCTGGGGTGCATCGCCGTCGGGCGCCGACTTCCAGGCGATCGTCAGCGCGCTGCTCGAGCTGAAGGGCGAGGACGCCACCAAGCAGTGGCTGGCCGGCATGAAGACGAACGCGGTCCCCTACAAGGGCAACAGCACGGTGATGAAGGCCGTCAACGCCGGTGAGATCGACGGCGGCGTCATCTACCACTACTACTGGTTCGGCGATCAGGCGAAGACCGGCGAGAACAGCAAGAACACCGACCTGCAGTACTTCAAGAACGAGGATCCGGGCGCGTTCGTGAGCGTCTCCGGTGGTGGCGTCCTGAAGTCGAGCAAGAACCAGGCGGCCGCACAGCAGTTCCTGAAGTACATCACCGGCAAGGCCGGTCAGGAGATCCTGCAGACCGGCACCTCGTACGAGTACCCGGTCGGCAGCGGTGTCGCCGCCAACCCCGCGCTCGTGCCGCTCGCGGACCTGCAGGCCCCCAACGTCGACCCGTCGAAGCTCAACAGCGCCAAGGTCACCCAACTGATGACGGATGCCGGTCTTCTCTGA
- a CDS encoding ABC transporter permease, with protein sequence MPVFSERIGGRTKPRPPLALVVIVAALVAVTLIPLGYVVTTTISTGWETASALIFRPRVGELMVNTVSLVVVTLPICAVLGVGAAWLVERTTVAGFRWWGPVLAAPLAVPAFVNSYAWVTVIPSLHGLWSGVLVATLSYFPLVALPVAAALRRLDPAVEESARALGSGPWAVFFRVIIPQLRLPILGGSLLISLHLLAEYGAFAMLRFDTFTTAILEQFQSTFNGAAGSMLASVLVACCLVLLIAESGARGSARYARIGSGAPRQATRVRLRWSALPAALSLTALTALALGVPVWTIVRWLRIGGSEVWQSPRIWSALSQTLTFGIAGALVATALAFPVAWLAVRWPGVISKIVEGTNYVTSSLPGIVTALALITVTIRYANPLYQTTTMVIVAYVLMFLPRSLVSLRSGLAQVPVGLEEASAALGKPPAATFWRVTLRLTAPSAAVGAALVFMAVATELTATLLLAPTGTSTLSTRFWALTGDLDYAAAAPYALLMIVLSLPMTYLLFSQSRKAAGA encoded by the coding sequence ATGCCGGTCTTCTCTGAGCGAATCGGGGGGCGGACCAAGCCCCGCCCCCCGCTTGCTCTGGTCGTGATCGTGGCGGCGCTGGTCGCCGTCACACTGATTCCACTCGGCTACGTCGTCACCACCACCATCTCGACCGGGTGGGAGACGGCGTCGGCCCTGATCTTCCGCCCCCGCGTCGGCGAGCTGATGGTCAACACCGTCTCGCTGGTGGTCGTCACCCTCCCGATCTGCGCGGTGCTCGGCGTCGGCGCGGCCTGGCTCGTCGAACGCACCACCGTCGCGGGATTCCGTTGGTGGGGTCCGGTTCTCGCGGCACCGCTGGCCGTCCCGGCGTTCGTGAACAGCTACGCCTGGGTGACCGTCATCCCGTCCCTGCACGGACTGTGGTCCGGCGTCCTCGTCGCCACCCTCTCCTACTTCCCGTTGGTCGCGCTGCCCGTCGCGGCCGCGCTGCGGCGGCTCGATCCCGCCGTCGAGGAATCCGCCCGCGCCCTCGGATCCGGACCGTGGGCGGTGTTCTTCCGCGTGATCATCCCGCAGCTGCGCCTGCCCATCCTCGGCGGCAGCCTGCTGATCAGCCTGCACCTGCTCGCCGAGTACGGCGCCTTCGCGATGCTCCGGTTCGACACCTTCACCACCGCGATCCTCGAACAGTTCCAGTCCACGTTCAACGGCGCCGCCGGCAGCATGCTGGCGAGTGTGCTGGTCGCGTGCTGCCTGGTCCTCCTCATCGCCGAGTCCGGCGCCCGCGGCTCCGCCCGCTACGCCCGCATCGGTTCCGGTGCCCCGCGTCAGGCCACGCGCGTGCGGCTGCGGTGGAGCGCGCTCCCGGCGGCCCTGTCGCTGACCGCGCTCACGGCACTCGCGCTCGGCGTGCCGGTGTGGACCATCGTGCGGTGGCTGCGGATCGGCGGATCCGAGGTGTGGCAGTCACCGCGGATATGGTCCGCACTGTCGCAGACCCTGACCTTCGGGATCGCCGGCGCACTGGTCGCGACCGCGCTCGCGTTCCCCGTCGCCTGGCTGGCGGTCCGCTGGCCCGGCGTGATCAGCAAGATCGTCGAAGGCACCAACTACGTCACCAGTTCGCTGCCCGGCATCGTCACCGCGCTGGCGCTGATCACCGTCACGATCCGCTACGCCAACCCGCTCTACCAGACGACGACGATGGTGATCGTCGCGTACGTGCTGATGTTCCTGCCGCGGTCGCTGGTGTCGCTCCGCTCGGGCCTCGCCCAGGTGCCGGTCGGCCTCGAGGAGGCCTCGGCCGCGCTCGGTAAACCCCCCGCGGCGACGTTCTGGCGAGTGACGCTGCGGCTGACGGCGCCGTCCGCCGCGGTCGGCGCGGCGCTGGTGTTCATGGCCGTCGCGACCGAACTGACCGCGACCCTGCTGCTCGCACCCACCGGCACCAGCACGCTGTCCACGCGTTTCTGGGCCCTCACCGGCGACCTCGACTACGCGGCGGCGGCGCCGTACGCGCTGCTGATGATCGTGCTGTCGCTGCCGATGACCTACCTGTTGTTCAGCCAATCCCGGAAGGCGGCCGGCGCATGA
- a CDS encoding ABC transporter ATP-binding protein: MSEIVIDKVSKSFGPTDVLRGVGIEVERGSITAVVGSSGCGKTTLLRIIAGFERPDGGTVSIGGTVVAGDGQMVPAHRRRVGYVAQDGALFPHLTVGANIAYGLPGSRWRGRKASEARVAELLEMVSLDSSYARRRPHELSGGQQQRVALARALARDPEVMLLDEPFSALDAGLRVTTRKSVAQTLGAAGVTTLLVTHDQEEALTFAGQVAVMRAGQFTQVGTPEQLYHSPVDDFTARFLGECVLLPADVADGVASCALGRIPVRNSDFRGPGRLMLRPEQIVATAVTEGGTGTVTRTEFLGAPALLDITLDSGTEILVRQASTRTPDVGTRVTVDVISEAEVFPPAH, from the coding sequence ATGAGCGAGATCGTGATCGACAAGGTGTCGAAGTCGTTCGGTCCGACGGACGTGCTGCGCGGCGTCGGCATCGAGGTCGAGCGCGGCTCCATCACCGCGGTGGTCGGGTCGTCGGGCTGCGGCAAGACCACGCTGCTGCGGATCATCGCCGGCTTCGAGCGGCCCGACGGCGGCACGGTGTCGATCGGCGGCACCGTCGTCGCCGGCGACGGGCAGATGGTGCCTGCGCACCGGCGGCGCGTCGGGTACGTCGCGCAGGACGGCGCCCTGTTCCCGCACCTGACCGTCGGCGCGAACATCGCGTACGGGCTGCCCGGCTCCCGGTGGCGCGGCCGCAAGGCGTCCGAGGCGCGCGTCGCCGAACTGCTGGAGATGGTCTCGCTCGACAGCTCCTACGCACGTCGACGACCCCACGAGCTGTCCGGCGGTCAGCAGCAGCGCGTCGCCCTCGCCCGCGCGCTCGCCCGCGATCCCGAGGTGATGCTGCTCGACGAGCCGTTCAGCGCCCTCGACGCGGGACTCCGCGTGACGACCCGCAAATCGGTGGCACAGACCCTGGGCGCGGCGGGGGTGACGACGCTGCTGGTCACGCACGACCAGGAGGAGGCGCTGACCTTCGCCGGCCAGGTCGCGGTGATGCGCGCCGGACAGTTCACCCAGGTGGGCACCCCGGAGCAGCTGTACCACTCCCCCGTGGACGACTTCACCGCCCGCTTCCTCGGCGAGTGCGTGCTGCTGCCCGCCGACGTCGCCGACGGTGTCGCGTCGTGCGCACTGGGCCGGATCCCGGTCCGCAACAGCGACTTCCGCGGCCCGGGTCGGCTGATGCTGCGGCCCGAGCAGATCGTCGCGACCGCGGTGACCGAGGGCGGCACCGGCACCGTGACCCGCACCGAGTTCCTGGGCGCCCCCGCCCTGCTCGACATCACCCTCGACTCCGGCACCGAGATCCTGGTGCGCCAGGCCAGCACCCGCACCCCCGACGTCGGCACCCGGGTGACCGTCGACGTCATCTCCGAGGCCGAGGTGTTCCCGCCCGCGCACTGA
- a CDS encoding DUF2510 domain-containing protein, which produces MTTPENPLVPAPVSSNPDTLVLPKVVPSAPAPTPPPPTTPAGWYADPDGKPVQRYWDGIRWTEHTAPQAHAPAVAAPPAPIIINNSSSAAAAATVVVAGRKPVNHLLHFILTILTGGLWLIVWIIVAIARR; this is translated from the coding sequence ATGACCACGCCCGAAAATCCGCTCGTTCCCGCGCCGGTTTCGTCGAACCCCGACACTCTTGTCCTTCCGAAGGTTGTTCCTTCGGCACCGGCCCCGACTCCGCCGCCTCCCACGACGCCTGCCGGTTGGTACGCGGATCCGGACGGAAAGCCGGTTCAGCGGTACTGGGACGGTATTCGGTGGACGGAACACACCGCACCTCAGGCACATGCTCCGGCCGTCGCCGCGCCGCCCGCTCCGATCATCATCAACAACTCCTCGTCGGCAGCGGCAGCGGCAACCGTGGTGGTCGCCGGCCGGAAGCCCGTCAACCATCTGCTGCACTTCATCCTGACGATCCTCACGGGCGGGCTGTGGCTCATCGTGTGGATCATCGTCGCCATCGCCCGGCGATAG
- a CDS encoding COG4315 family predicted lipoprotein, whose protein sequence is MRRTLAVPLTVLAAGAVLVGCSDNGDSGPAPSTTSMPSTVPAAGPALSTARTSIGEVVVDVNGMTVYAYDRDQPGTNASACDSACLQMWPPVTSGTTHPDVTGVGGVIGTIPGPLGGHQVTVNGMPLYLFAGDTRPGSLAGQGMDNLWWAVNPAGEKITNAPGG, encoded by the coding sequence ATGAGAAGAACTCTGGCGGTCCCGCTCACCGTGCTCGCCGCGGGCGCGGTGTTGGTCGGCTGTTCCGACAACGGCGATTCCGGGCCGGCCCCGTCCACGACGTCGATGCCGTCCACTGTGCCGGCGGCCGGTCCGGCACTGTCCACGGCCCGGACGAGCATCGGCGAGGTGGTCGTCGACGTGAACGGGATGACCGTCTACGCGTACGACCGGGACCAGCCCGGCACCAACGCCAGCGCGTGCGACTCCGCCTGCCTCCAGATGTGGCCGCCCGTCACGAGCGGCACCACACACCCCGACGTCACCGGTGTCGGCGGCGTCATCGGCACGATTCCCGGACCGCTCGGCGGCCACCAGGTCACCGTCAACGGCATGCCGCTGTACCTGTTCGCGGGCGACACGCGCCCCGGTTCGCTGGCCGGTCAGGGCATGGACAACCTGTGGTGGGCGGTGAACCCGGCGGGGGAGAAGATCACGAACGCGCCGGGTGGGTGA
- a CDS encoding helix-turn-helix domain-containing protein → MGWYTPTSVTPDLAGTLVCAWSARAQGRHLLVPDGCIDVLWIPGVGVRVCGPETTAWSFALPPGTESFGIRFRPGTAPHVLRTAAAQIRDTRVDLADVLGAAAERTLVDRLEHTDGDAARLAVLQAAGRRWLDARPDPDPLAARITSALSAHSWSVDALADASSMTGRQLQRRCNDAFGYGPSTLRSILRLQRFMHLARADRDRGLAALAADAGYSDQAHLSRECRRIATLTPTELLAGEAPDWHGAASVLDVRSMQARVVPGHGESAA, encoded by the coding sequence ATGGGGTGGTACACGCCGACATCGGTGACGCCGGATCTGGCCGGAACGCTCGTGTGCGCGTGGTCGGCCCGCGCGCAGGGACGGCACCTGCTGGTGCCCGACGGCTGCATCGACGTGCTGTGGATTCCCGGTGTGGGCGTGCGGGTCTGCGGACCGGAGACCACCGCGTGGTCGTTCGCGCTGCCACCCGGCACCGAGTCGTTCGGAATCCGCTTCCGTCCGGGCACCGCCCCGCACGTACTGCGCACGGCGGCGGCCCAGATCCGCGACACCCGAGTCGACCTCGCCGACGTCCTGGGGGCGGCGGCCGAACGCACCCTCGTCGACCGGCTCGAGCACACCGACGGCGACGCCGCCCGACTGGCGGTGCTCCAGGCCGCGGGACGCCGCTGGCTGGACGCTCGCCCCGACCCCGATCCGCTCGCGGCCCGGATCACCTCGGCGTTGTCCGCCCACTCGTGGAGCGTCGACGCGCTGGCGGACGCGTCGTCGATGACCGGACGCCAGCTGCAGCGCCGCTGCAACGACGCGTTCGGGTACGGGCCGTCGACGCTGCGCTCGATCCTGCGGCTGCAGCGGTTCATGCACCTGGCCCGGGCGGACCGGGACCGGGGACTCGCCGCGCTCGCCGCCGACGCCGGGTACAGCGACCAGGCGCACCTGTCCCGCGAGTGTCGGCGCATCGCGACGCTCACCCCCACCGAGTTGCTCGCCGGGGAGGCGCCGGACTGGCACGGCGCCGCGTCGGTTCTCGATGTCCGATCGATGCAAGCCCGCGTCGTGCCCGGCCACGGAGAATCAGCGGCATGA
- a CDS encoding TIGR03086 family metal-binding protein produces the protein MMTTETTPDLYRRLAASLTEIVDAVPAERWESPSPCEGWTTRDVVAHIVDTQAQIVGVVGLSIPEGPSAADDPTGAWRHTRDAVQAILDDPAKAGIEYDGHFGRTDLASTMRTFYCFDLIVHGWDIARAAGLETTIPDRDMDMLDAVIAQLGDSIRMDGVCGPAVDVSPHADRHTRVLATLGRRA, from the coding sequence ATGATGACCACCGAGACCACCCCAGACCTGTACCGACGCCTCGCCGCGAGCCTCACCGAGATCGTCGACGCCGTCCCCGCCGAGCGCTGGGAGAGCCCCTCCCCGTGCGAGGGGTGGACCACCCGCGACGTGGTCGCGCACATCGTCGACACGCAGGCGCAGATCGTGGGCGTCGTCGGTCTGTCGATTCCGGAAGGCCCGTCGGCGGCGGACGATCCCACCGGCGCCTGGCGGCACACGCGGGACGCGGTCCAGGCGATCCTCGACGACCCCGCGAAAGCCGGCATCGAGTACGACGGGCATTTCGGGCGCACCGACCTGGCGTCGACGATGCGCACCTTCTACTGCTTCGACCTGATCGTCCACGGCTGGGACATCGCGCGCGCCGCCGGTCTCGAGACGACGATCCCGGACCGCGACATGGACATGCTCGACGCGGTCATCGCGCAACTCGGCGACTCCATCCGCATGGACGGCGTGTGCGGGCCGGCGGTCGACGTGTCCCCGCACGCCGACCGCCACACCCGGGTCCTCGCGACGCTCGGTCGCCGCGCCTGA